A single Candidatus Nezhaarchaeales archaeon DNA region contains:
- a CDS encoding tyrosine--tRNA ligase, whose protein sequence is MNLNDKLKLIERNTAEILTRQDLVKLLNLGEPLKGYIGVEPSGLFHLGWIIWANKLADLINVGVDMLVLEATWHAWINDKLGGSLDNIHKCAKYIEHCLSSLGVERVKYVKAEDLVSDPDYWKLVVRIAKKSSLARIKKAVTIMGRKQSEAVLDFSKLIYPCMQVADIFYLGVNVALGGTDQRKAHVLARELMKELKHENFIAIHTPLLLGLKPFERVRSGEQIVDVKMSKSKPENCIFIHDSPEEIERKLLDAYCPPKEVELNPVLDICRYILFAKEGFTLDINRPLKYGGPITAESMEHLETLYVKGELHPLDLKRAVAKALSQLLRPSQEYFKENSEASRLLNEIKGLTITK, encoded by the coding sequence TTGAATCTAAACGATAAGCTAAAGTTAATTGAAAGAAATACTGCCGAGATATTAACTCGGCAAGACCTGGTTAAGCTACTTAACCTAGGCGAGCCTTTAAAGGGCTATATAGGCGTTGAGCCTAGCGGCCTCTTCCACCTAGGCTGGATTATCTGGGCTAATAAGCTCGCCGACCTAATCAACGTGGGCGTCGATATGCTGGTGCTCGAAGCTACATGGCACGCGTGGATTAATGATAAGCTCGGTGGAAGCCTTGATAATATACATAAATGCGCCAAGTACATAGAGCACTGCTTAAGCTCACTGGGCGTTGAAAGGGTGAAATACGTAAAAGCTGAAGACCTAGTTTCCGATCCAGATTACTGGAAACTTGTAGTGCGAATAGCTAAGAAGAGTAGCTTAGCACGTATTAAAAAGGCGGTCACCATCATGGGTAGGAAGCAAAGCGAAGCAGTCCTTGACTTCTCAAAGCTAATATACCCATGTATGCAGGTAGCCGATATATTCTACTTAGGTGTGAACGTCGCGTTGGGAGGAACTGATCAGCGAAAAGCCCATGTATTAGCCAGGGAGTTAATGAAGGAGCTTAAACATGAAAACTTCATCGCGATACATACCCCATTACTACTTGGATTAAAACCGTTTGAAAGAGTTAGAAGCGGAGAGCAAATCGTCGACGTTAAAATGAGTAAGTCAAAGCCTGAAAACTGTATATTCATTCATGACTCACCCGAGGAAATAGAGCGTAAGTTGCTCGATGCTTATTGTCCACCTAAAGAGGTGGAACTTAACCCAGTATTAGACATATGTAGATACATCCTCTTCGCTAAGGAGGGTTTTACGCTAGACATTAATAGACCACTTAAATATGGAGGGCCTATAACTGCAGAGTCCATGGAGCACCTAGAAACCTTATACGTGAAGGGAGAGCTGCATCCACTCGATTTAAAGAGGGCCGTGGCGAAAGCTTTAAGCCAACTACTAAGACCTTCACAGGAATACTTTAAAGAGAATAGCGAAGCTTCACGTTTACTAAATGAAATTAAAGGTTTAACGATAACCAAGTGA
- the pheT gene encoding phenylalanine--tRNA ligase subunit beta yields MPTISVSYEDLTDLLGVKIPLDKLNDLLFLVKCEVVGVKGDEMILELNADRPDMLSSEGIARVLRGLIGVEVGLKKYLVLEGDVSITVKPSVLKVRPFIVSSVIRNLRLNDEAVRQLMQLQEKLHLTYCRNRRKVSIGLHDLDAVNSKIVYEGVEPDNIRFIPLGESEEKTGRQILKETPKGRAYSHLIESFDVYPLLHDIEGRVLSMPPIINSILTTVTQNTKNILIDVTGTDEKLCHLMLNLLATDLVERGGTIETVQIKYPNKFFKSPSIEYPTMNLSTKYANELIGINLTDKELQECLLKMRYGAHILREGLVEVQIPPYRLDILHPVDLVEDVAIGYGYDKLEPVIPFTKTFGRELEISSFLRKVRDLMVGLGFQEVLNYTMTSKEVLFTNMEVEFERVVEVQNPLSKEYSVLRTWLIPGLLNFLSFNRHTSYPQKIFECGTAVLIDESLPNKAKMLEKLAAAICDHKAGYEDAQAALYYLLKALGVNKWSIERLLHPSFIEGRAAYLSINDHVIAILGEVNPKVLQNFHLENPVATFEADLSTIFKLLKSINSYSYIPS; encoded by the coding sequence GTGCCAACCATAAGTGTAAGCTACGAGGATTTAACTGATCTATTAGGCGTTAAAATACCTCTCGACAAGTTAAACGACCTCCTCTTCTTAGTAAAGTGCGAGGTAGTAGGGGTTAAGGGTGATGAGATGATCCTCGAGCTTAATGCTGACCGTCCCGATATGCTTAGCTCTGAGGGCATAGCTAGGGTGTTGCGCGGCCTTATAGGTGTGGAGGTAGGGTTGAAGAAGTACCTAGTCCTTGAAGGTGATGTCTCAATAACCGTGAAGCCATCAGTTTTAAAGGTTAGGCCTTTCATCGTAAGCTCAGTAATTAGGAACCTACGATTAAACGATGAAGCTGTTAGACAGTTAATGCAGCTTCAAGAGAAGTTACACTTAACGTACTGTCGTAATAGACGTAAGGTTTCCATAGGTCTACACGACCTAGACGCCGTTAATAGCAAAATAGTATATGAAGGGGTCGAGCCTGATAACATAAGATTCATACCGCTAGGTGAAAGTGAAGAGAAGACAGGGCGCCAAATCCTTAAGGAAACCCCAAAAGGTAGGGCTTACTCCCACCTCATCGAAAGCTTCGACGTTTACCCACTACTTCACGACATTGAGGGCAGGGTACTCTCAATGCCGCCGATAATTAACAGTATATTAACCACGGTCACACAAAACACTAAAAACATACTCATCGACGTAACCGGAACCGATGAAAAGCTATGCCATTTAATGCTTAATCTATTAGCTACCGACCTAGTTGAGAGGGGTGGTACCATAGAAACAGTACAAATCAAGTATCCTAACAAGTTTTTTAAATCGCCAAGTATAGAGTATCCAACAATGAACCTAAGTACCAAGTATGCAAATGAGTTAATAGGTATTAACTTAACAGATAAAGAACTACAAGAGTGTCTCCTCAAGATGAGGTATGGGGCCCATATCCTACGGGAAGGCCTTGTAGAGGTACAAATTCCACCCTACCGGCTTGACATACTACACCCGGTAGACCTAGTAGAGGATGTAGCAATAGGCTACGGCTATGATAAGTTAGAGCCAGTTATTCCTTTCACAAAGACCTTTGGACGCGAATTAGAAATATCGTCCTTCCTTAGAAAGGTTCGAGATTTAATGGTTGGCTTAGGCTTTCAAGAAGTGCTAAACTACACTATGACAAGCAAGGAAGTCTTATTCACTAATATGGAGGTTGAGTTTGAAAGGGTCGTCGAGGTCCAAAACCCATTATCTAAGGAATACTCAGTTCTTAGAACCTGGCTTATACCAGGCCTCCTCAACTTCCTAAGTTTTAATAGGCATACCAGCTATCCTCAAAAGATTTTCGAATGCGGTACAGCGGTCTTAATTGATGAAAGCCTGCCCAATAAGGCTAAAATGCTAGAGAAACTTGCCGCCGCCATCTGTGACCATAAAGCCGGATATGAAGATGCTCAAGCAGCATTGTATTACCTACTAAAAGCCTTAGGCGTTAATAAGTGGAGCATTGAAAGGCTTTTACACCCAAGCTTCATTGAAGGTAGAGCCGCCTACCTATCAATTAATGATCACGTAATAGCAATACTAGGTGAAGTTAATCCAAAAGTTCTACAGAACTTCCACCTAGAGAACCCGGTCGCAACGTTTGAAGCCGATCTAAGCACAATATTTAAACTCTTAAAAAGCATAAACTCTTATAGTTATATCCCAAGTTAG
- a CDS encoding phenylalanine--tRNA ligase subunit alpha, with the protein MNSQKGLRKQEFELLKALKRLGGVYSAEHLADILKVDKSSLMSLAASLASRGLVKVSRIKEEFVKLTEEGLLYAKGLLPERLLYNALKRLGGTAPLNTVANELKITSTLLNIALSWAKRKGWIELKKIEGLVYLSIKSEAFTTPDEELLKLIYEKERINVSSLKAVDPLNILKTRNLVSVSTVFKNVIELTSLGSSLADQVPAEEEVSALTSDLIRSGVWKYLKLKPYDVKAQPPSLLPGRKHVYLEFLDDVRRILIGMGFEEATGPYVELEFWNFDILFQPQDHPAREIHGSYILKDPPYGDVEDKEVLHRVRRIHEDGWTTSSKGWGYAWNEEIAKRLVLRTQTTAVSMRYLYEHRLPPVKMFCLSKVFRPDVLDAKHSMEFTQLEGIVGDRGINLRHLLGILKSLAESLGLKKLKFKPGYFPFTEPSVEGFVYHPKLGWVEFVGAGMFRPEVLKALEVDFPVIAWGIGIERLAMAALGINDIRMLYSKDLNFLREKPIGWW; encoded by the coding sequence TTGAATTCTCAAAAAGGATTGAGGAAGCAGGAGTTTGAACTGCTTAAAGCCTTAAAGAGATTAGGTGGTGTTTACTCAGCAGAGCATTTAGCAGATATTTTAAAGGTCGATAAGAGCTCCCTCATGTCATTAGCGGCATCGTTAGCTTCACGCGGCTTAGTTAAGGTAAGTAGGATCAAGGAAGAATTTGTAAAGCTAACGGAGGAAGGTCTTCTCTATGCAAAAGGGCTCCTACCTGAAAGGCTTCTTTACAACGCTTTAAAGAGGCTAGGTGGAACCGCCCCTTTAAATACTGTTGCTAACGAGCTTAAGATTACATCCACGCTCCTTAACATAGCATTAAGCTGGGCAAAAAGGAAGGGATGGATCGAGTTGAAGAAGATTGAAGGTCTAGTTTACTTATCCATTAAAAGCGAGGCCTTCACGACCCCTGATGAGGAGCTTCTAAAACTAATATATGAAAAAGAGCGCATCAACGTTTCATCGCTGAAGGCAGTAGACCCCCTCAACATACTTAAAACGCGAAATTTAGTATCGGTAAGCACTGTTTTCAAAAACGTTATCGAGCTAACCAGTCTAGGTAGTTCTTTAGCGGATCAGGTACCAGCGGAAGAGGAGGTAAGCGCCTTAACCTCAGATTTGATAAGGTCCGGGGTATGGAAGTACTTGAAGCTGAAGCCTTATGACGTTAAAGCGCAACCTCCCTCCTTGCTCCCAGGTAGGAAGCACGTCTACTTGGAGTTCCTGGACGACGTAAGAAGGATTCTAATAGGCATGGGGTTTGAGGAAGCTACGGGACCATACGTAGAATTGGAGTTCTGGAACTTCGATATATTGTTTCAGCCGCAAGACCACCCTGCTAGGGAGATCCACGGCTCATATATACTTAAAGATCCACCCTATGGGGACGTGGAGGATAAGGAGGTTTTACATAGGGTACGCCGCATCCATGAAGATGGGTGGACTACGAGCTCAAAGGGATGGGGGTATGCTTGGAACGAAGAGATAGCTAAACGGCTTGTACTTAGAACGCAAACCACAGCTGTATCCATGAGGTACCTCTATGAACATAGGCTACCCCCCGTTAAAATGTTCTGCCTCTCGAAGGTTTTTAGACCGGACGTACTGGACGCTAAGCACTCCATGGAGTTCACGCAGCTCGAAGGAATAGTAGGCGATCGAGGTATAAACCTACGCCACCTCCTTGGCATCCTTAAAAGCCTTGCGGAATCCTTAGGCTTAAAGAAGCTGAAGTTTAAGCCCGGTTACTTTCCGTTTACCGAGCCGAGCGTTGAAGGCTTCGTTTACCACCCTAAGCTAGGGTGGGTTGAATTCGTAGGTGCAGGTATGTTTAGGCCTGAGGTTTTAAAAGCGCTTGAAGTAGATTTCCCGGTAATAGCTTGGGGTATAGGTATAGAAAGGTTAGCCATGGCGGCTTTGGGCATAAACGACATAAGGATGCTGTACTCAAAAGACCTTAATTTTTTAAGGGAGAAGCCTATTGGGTGGTGGTAA
- the trpS gene encoding tryptophan--tRNA ligase, with amino-acid sequence MEKRQLIDPWGETAIEDYEKLFADFGIRPLKPLIPLIPSPPSFIRRGVIFGHRDLELILSAIKEKKDFAVMSGIKPTGDFHLGALLTAREIVYFQKLGGFGVYCIADIEAYEDNDIPYEESERIAVDNVADVLALGFDPKRGYIYRQSKETRVKDLAFLFGRGVTLATITAIYGERHMGLYMSALVQAGDIMLPQLPDFGGPKPTLVPVGVDQDPHIRFTRDLAQKFHAKYGFYTPSATYHRIVKGLDGSPKMSKRNPMGYFTLAEDLESIKAKLIQAFTGGRATVKEQRELGGEPERCPIYDLNMFYFMEDDDKVVELYINCKNGNLLCGDCKLRTAKVVLGFVKDHQRKRVQNLDKAREILGVN; translated from the coding sequence GTGGAGAAACGGCAATTAATTGATCCTTGGGGTGAAACAGCAATAGAAGATTATGAAAAGCTATTCGCCGACTTCGGAATACGTCCTTTAAAGCCACTCATACCGCTGATACCGAGTCCTCCTTCCTTTATTAGACGCGGCGTTATCTTTGGCCATAGGGACTTGGAATTAATACTAAGCGCCATTAAGGAGAAGAAAGACTTCGCTGTTATGAGTGGAATTAAACCTACTGGGGACTTCCATCTTGGGGCCCTGCTTACTGCCCGTGAAATCGTATATTTTCAGAAGTTAGGAGGCTTCGGTGTTTACTGTATAGCTGATATAGAAGCTTACGAGGACAACGATATACCATATGAGGAGAGTGAAAGGATAGCTGTTGACAACGTAGCTGACGTTTTAGCGTTAGGCTTTGACCCTAAGAGGGGGTATATATATAGGCAATCGAAGGAGACAAGGGTGAAGGATTTAGCCTTCCTCTTTGGACGTGGAGTAACTTTAGCCACTATAACGGCCATATACGGTGAACGTCACATGGGGCTTTACATGTCTGCGCTGGTACAAGCAGGTGATATAATGTTGCCGCAATTACCTGACTTTGGAGGGCCTAAGCCGACGCTAGTGCCGGTGGGTGTGGATCAGGACCCACACATAAGGTTTACACGTGACTTGGCTCAGAAATTCCACGCTAAATACGGGTTTTACACGCCTTCCGCTACTTATCATAGAATAGTGAAAGGCTTAGATGGTTCACCAAAGATGAGTAAACGTAACCCTATGGGCTACTTCACCTTAGCCGAAGACCTTGAGAGCATAAAGGCTAAGCTCATTCAAGCCTTTACGGGGGGACGTGCTACGGTGAAGGAGCAACGCGAGCTTGGAGGGGAGCCTGAGAGATGTCCTATTTATGATTTGAACATGTTCTACTTCATGGAGGACGACGATAAAGTAGTTGAGCTTTACATAAACTGCAAGAACGGAAACCTTCTTTGCGGTGATTGTAAACTGAGAACAGCGAAAGTGGTTCTAGGCTTCGTAAAAGATCATCAACGTAAACGCGTGCAAAACCTGGATAAAGCCAGAGAAATACTCGGAGTTAATTAG
- the hxlB gene encoding 6-phospho-3-hexuloisomerase: MQRNIKAFSAALQEISSFISELSTAINLDQVEKMVGLLIEAWSWGKIVLIVGAGRSGLVGRAFAMRLMHLGFRTYVVGETITPAIGTNDVLIAISGSGTTGIVVAAAEAAKRVGAKVIAITSFTESPLAKLSDHVVVVPGRTKTVSETDYFSRQILGIHEPLAPLGTLFEVSAMVLLDSVIVELMHRLGKSEKELRSRHAILE; encoded by the coding sequence TTGCAGCGCAATATTAAAGCGTTTAGCGCCGCGCTTCAAGAGATTTCTAGCTTCATAAGTGAATTAAGTACCGCCATTAACCTTGACCAAGTTGAGAAAATGGTCGGCCTCTTAATAGAGGCTTGGAGCTGGGGTAAAATAGTGCTTATAGTTGGAGCAGGGAGAAGCGGGCTTGTAGGTAGGGCTTTCGCTATGCGCCTTATGCACTTAGGATTTAGAACTTACGTGGTTGGTGAAACCATAACGCCAGCCATCGGTACCAACGATGTATTAATAGCTATATCCGGATCCGGAACTACAGGCATAGTAGTAGCTGCCGCTGAAGCAGCCAAAAGGGTTGGAGCAAAAGTTATAGCTATTACTTCTTTTACTGAAAGCCCTTTAGCGAAACTTTCAGACCATGTGGTAGTTGTGCCGGGACGAACGAAAACTGTAAGTGAAACGGATTACTTTTCTCGCCAAATACTTGGTATTCACGAGCCTCTAGCGCCCCTCGGAACCTTATTTGAGGTTTCAGCCATGGTACTTCTTGATAGCGTAATAGTCGAACTGATGCATAGGCTAGGTAAAAGTGAAAAAGAGCTAAGATCAAGGCATGCAATCCTTGAGTAG
- a CDS encoding alpha-isopropylmalate synthase regulatory domain-containing protein, whose protein sequence is GGEVGVHCHNDGGLAVANTVFAVIAGASQVQGTINGFGERCGNADLCQVIPTLELKLGIRTISRGDMYKLRHLTRLSRYVYELANIPANPYQPYVGEYAFAHKAGIHVDALSKTVEAYEHVDPALVGNVRSITVSELSGRTSIVMKANELGIEVGEDEPRISNALKEVKDLECKGYQLENANATLTLILLKHLGKFEKFFEVQSWKTVTEGKDQEVVAESSVKVKVNGETMYEIAEGLGPVHAQDLALRKSLVKYYPEVKKVSLTNYKVSVIDTGFGTASTVRVYVEFSDGKGSWATVGVSTNILEASKNALIDGYLYFLHKAKGIIR, encoded by the coding sequence GGAGGAGAGGTAGGTGTTCACTGCCATAACGATGGTGGTCTAGCTGTGGCTAATACGGTGTTCGCCGTTATAGCTGGGGCAAGCCAAGTACAGGGAACTATTAACGGGTTCGGCGAGCGATGTGGAAACGCCGACCTTTGTCAAGTGATACCAACGTTGGAATTGAAGTTAGGCATTAGAACGATTAGCCGAGGGGACATGTACAAGCTGCGCCATTTAACCCGACTTTCAAGGTACGTGTATGAGCTTGCCAATATACCTGCAAACCCTTACCAGCCTTACGTAGGAGAATATGCTTTCGCTCACAAGGCCGGGATCCACGTGGATGCATTATCAAAAACAGTGGAAGCTTACGAGCATGTGGATCCAGCGCTCGTCGGGAACGTGCGCTCAATAACTGTATCGGAGCTTTCGGGTAGAACTAGCATCGTTATGAAGGCAAATGAACTAGGTATTGAGGTAGGCGAGGATGAACCTAGGATCTCTAACGCGTTAAAGGAGGTTAAAGATCTAGAGTGTAAAGGATATCAGCTTGAAAACGCTAATGCAACCTTAACATTAATACTCCTTAAACATTTAGGAAAATTCGAGAAGTTTTTTGAGGTCCAATCATGGAAAACCGTGACTGAGGGTAAAGACCAGGAGGTTGTAGCGGAAAGCTCCGTTAAGGTTAAGGTTAATGGTGAGACGATGTATGAAATAGCTGAAGGTCTAGGACCCGTACATGCCCAAGACCTAGCTCTAAGAAAATCTTTAGTGAAGTACTATCCTGAGGTTAAGAAAGTAAGTCTAACCAACTATAAGGTATCCGTGATCGATACTGGCTTCGGAACAGCTTCGACAGTTAGGGTGTACGTGGAGTTTAGTGATGGTAAAGGTAGTTGGGCAACCGTGGGTGTTTCAACCAACATACTTGAAGCTAGTAAAAACGCTTTAATTGATGGATACTTATACTTCCTTCACAAAGCCAAAGGAATAATTAGGTAA
- a CDS encoding V-type ATP synthase subunit B: MSLKARKFKTVSDISGPLMIVREVRDAAYGELVNIETGTGETRTGMVLESAEGYAIVQVFEGTRGLDVKSTSVTFLGEVLKIPVGIEMVGRFFDGKGKPIDGKPPIIPDETREVTGAPINPSSREYPKEFIQTGISTIDGMNTLSRGQKLPIFTEAGLPHNTLAAQIARQATIPGKEEEFAIVFGAIGITAEEAMFFRSEFERTGAVEKLVTFLNLAEDPAIERVMTPHIALTTAEALAYTYDMHVLVILTDMLNYGEALREISAARGEVPGRRGYPGYLYTSLAQIYERCGRILGRKGTITFMPVVTMPGGDITHPVVDLSGYITEGQLILSRELYRKGIYPPLNPLPSLSRLMKEATRYTRPWHMPVSDQLYYAYSEGVDLRSLVAVVGEEAISERDRAYLAFADAFERRYINQGVYENRDLDTTIEIALNLLSEYIPESEWKRIDPDMIKKLRDYYAKKYGIRPTVQAVEAK; this comes from the coding sequence ATGAGCTTGAAAGCCCGAAAATTTAAAACGGTATCGGATATCTCGGGCCCCCTCATGATTGTACGCGAAGTAAGGGATGCTGCTTACGGCGAGCTTGTAAACATAGAAACAGGCACTGGTGAAACGAGGACTGGAATGGTGTTAGAATCCGCGGAGGGATACGCCATAGTTCAAGTATTTGAAGGTACAAGGGGACTTGACGTGAAATCAACTAGCGTTACGTTCTTAGGTGAAGTACTTAAAATACCCGTAGGCATCGAAATGGTTGGGCGTTTCTTTGATGGTAAGGGGAAGCCTATTGATGGAAAGCCACCCATAATACCTGACGAAACACGCGAAGTAACAGGTGCACCCATCAACCCGTCATCACGCGAGTACCCTAAGGAGTTCATACAAACAGGTATATCAACCATTGACGGAATGAACACGTTATCCAGAGGTCAAAAGCTTCCTATCTTTACCGAAGCGGGGCTACCACATAATACTTTAGCCGCTCAAATCGCTCGACAGGCAACCATTCCAGGGAAGGAAGAAGAGTTCGCAATAGTATTCGGAGCTATAGGTATAACAGCGGAGGAAGCTATGTTCTTCAGATCCGAATTTGAACGGACAGGTGCCGTTGAAAAGCTTGTAACATTTTTAAATCTAGCTGAAGACCCTGCTATTGAACGTGTAATGACCCCCCACATAGCGCTGACCACCGCCGAAGCATTAGCATATACCTACGACATGCACGTACTAGTCATCTTGACTGATATGTTGAACTATGGAGAAGCACTACGTGAGATCTCAGCAGCAAGGGGCGAAGTTCCAGGTAGGCGCGGTTATCCCGGCTATTTATACACGTCTCTAGCTCAAATCTATGAGCGGTGCGGACGCATATTAGGCCGTAAGGGTACAATTACATTCATGCCCGTAGTCACCATGCCCGGCGGAGACATCACGCATCCTGTAGTAGACCTCTCCGGGTATATTACTGAGGGACAGTTGATCTTAAGCCGTGAATTATATCGTAAGGGCATTTATCCACCTTTAAATCCGTTACCATCGCTATCGCGATTGATGAAAGAGGCTACTCGCTATACAAGGCCTTGGCATATGCCGGTTAGCGACCAATTGTATTACGCCTATAGCGAAGGTGTGGACTTACGCAGCTTAGTCGCCGTGGTTGGTGAAGAAGCTATTAGTGAGCGTGACCGCGCATACTTAGCATTTGCCGACGCGTTTGAACGTCGCTACATTAATCAAGGAGTTTATGAAAACCGCGACCTAGATACTACTATTGAAATTGCACTTAACCTCCTTAGCGAATACATCCCCGAGAGTGAATGGAAGCGTATCGACCCGGACATGATTAAGAAGCTTCGTGACTACTATGCTAAGAAGTATGGCATAAGGCCCACCGTTCAAGCGGTCGAAGCTAAATAA
- a CDS encoding V-type ATP synthase subunit A, translating into TIDDVVATLKTKEGATVELKMAQRWPVRVPRPFKEKLEPVIPLLTGQRIIDTFFPIAKGGTASIPGGFGTGKTVMQHQLAQWCDAHVIIYVGCGERGNEMTEMLERFPHLTDPRTGRPLMERTVMIANTSNMPVAAREASIYTGITIAEYFRDMGYDVALMADSTSRWAEALREISGRLEEMPGEEGFPPYLGAKLAEFYERAGRVVCIGKEGRIGSVSVCGAVSPPGGDFSEPVVQNTLRIVKVFWALDTALAYRRHFPAINWLTSYSLYLDVLEPWFHERLSKDWPEMRKEAMAILQKEAELLEIVRLVGPDALPEADRATLEVARMIREDYLAQHAYHPVDSYCSTEKMYWMLKIILTYNQRMREAMSKGIPLAKIIKLPIKDDVARMKIVPPDKMIETYQGLLKKIDDQFNQLIRGS; encoded by the coding sequence ACAATTGACGACGTAGTGGCTACCCTTAAAACGAAGGAAGGCGCGACCGTGGAGCTAAAAATGGCTCAACGGTGGCCTGTACGAGTACCTCGACCTTTCAAAGAAAAACTTGAACCAGTAATACCGCTATTAACCGGTCAACGAATCATCGATACATTCTTCCCGATAGCTAAAGGTGGAACCGCAAGCATACCTGGTGGATTCGGGACTGGAAAGACGGTGATGCAGCACCAGCTTGCACAGTGGTGTGATGCCCACGTCATAATATACGTAGGTTGCGGTGAACGAGGCAACGAAATGACCGAGATGCTTGAGCGCTTCCCACATTTAACGGACCCTCGAACCGGGCGGCCTTTGATGGAACGAACGGTTATGATCGCTAACACCAGTAATATGCCCGTAGCAGCTCGAGAAGCAAGCATATACACCGGTATCACCATAGCGGAGTACTTCCGAGATATGGGCTACGACGTAGCCCTCATGGCTGACTCCACTAGCCGATGGGCTGAAGCCCTTCGCGAAATCTCTGGTCGCCTTGAGGAAATGCCTGGTGAAGAAGGTTTCCCACCCTACCTAGGTGCTAAACTAGCTGAATTTTATGAAAGAGCTGGCCGCGTAGTATGCATAGGCAAAGAGGGACGTATAGGATCCGTATCCGTATGTGGAGCTGTAAGTCCGCCGGGCGGCGACTTCAGCGAACCTGTTGTCCAAAACACCTTACGTATCGTTAAAGTCTTCTGGGCTCTCGACACTGCCTTAGCGTATCGACGTCACTTCCCCGCTATTAACTGGCTTACTAGCTACTCACTGTACTTGGACGTACTTGAGCCTTGGTTCCACGAACGCCTAAGTAAGGACTGGCCTGAAATGCGTAAAGAGGCCATGGCCATCCTACAGAAAGAAGCCGAACTCCTCGAAATCGTAAGGTTAGTGGGGCCTGACGCCTTACCTGAAGCTGATCGTGCAACTCTAGAAGTAGCCAGAATGATACGTGAAGACTACCTAGCTCAACACGCCTACCACCCTGTTGACTCCTACTGTTCCACTGAAAAAATGTACTGGATGCTCAAAATTATCTTGACTTATAATCAGAGAATGCGTGAGGCTATGAGCAAGGGTATACCGTTAGCAAAAATCATAAAGTTACCCATAAAAGATGACGTAGCTAGGATGAAGATAGTACCACCTGATAAAATGATCGAAACCTACCAAGGTCTCCTTAAGAAAATAGATGACCAGTTTAACCAATTAATAAGGGGGAGTTAG
- a CDS encoding V-type ATP synthase subunit F, whose product MKIIVLGDEDTVAGFKLAGVNEGYVVKTSREVEEVVTKALKDEEVAIIVATEEAIDLAPQAFQSIYTRPRPAIVEIPTKMGSKRKVDPIRELIRRAIGVEVRV is encoded by the coding sequence TTGAAAATAATTGTGCTAGGCGATGAAGATACCGTGGCCGGCTTTAAACTCGCAGGGGTAAATGAGGGATACGTAGTTAAAACAAGCCGTGAAGTGGAAGAAGTAGTTACGAAAGCTTTAAAGGATGAAGAAGTGGCCATAATTGTCGCCACCGAGGAAGCCATAGACCTAGCACCACAAGCCTTCCAATCCATATACACTAGACCCCGTCCAGCCATTGTTGAGATACCTACCAAAATGGGATCAAAGAGAAAGGTGGATCCTATTCGCGAACTCATAAGGAGGGCTATCGGAGTGGAGGTTCGTGTTTAA
- a CDS encoding V-type ATP synthase subunit E family protein, whose product MSLEAQASKIIDKIISEARRQADQILSQARNEVEKIKEEQRQKALRKIQMELEKYRKELEETNKRALIEARFKAKESWLKTRESLIDEAFKKARERIATFVKTPRYPKVLEELIEEASIAIGGGSLIVQLNDKDADLNIDLAKLAKRITRKLNVITALTLSDVKVKTIGGAIVSTSDGRIVYDNTFEARLHRKERDLRLTVAKKLWGES is encoded by the coding sequence ATGAGCCTCGAAGCGCAAGCCTCTAAGATTATCGACAAAATTATATCTGAAGCCCGTAGACAAGCCGATCAAATATTATCGCAAGCAAGGAACGAGGTTGAAAAAATCAAGGAGGAACAACGGCAAAAAGCCTTAAGGAAGATCCAAATGGAGCTCGAAAAGTATAGGAAGGAGCTTGAAGAAACCAATAAGCGAGCCCTTATAGAGGCTAGGTTTAAAGCCAAAGAAAGCTGGCTTAAAACCCGTGAATCCCTAATAGATGAAGCCTTTAAAAAAGCGCGCGAAAGGATAGCTACCTTCGTTAAAACACCGCGTTACCCTAAAGTCCTCGAGGAGTTGATAGAAGAGGCATCAATAGCCATAGGTGGCGGCAGCCTCATAGTCCAACTTAATGATAAAGACGCCGATCTAAATATAGATCTGGCTAAATTAGCTAAGCGGATAACCCGAAAGCTAAACGTTATCACTGCTTTAACCTTATCCGATGTGAAAGTAAAAACTATAGGAGGCGCTATCGTGTCCACCAGCGATGGACGGATAGTATACGATAACACATTTGAGGCTCGCCTCCACCGTAAGGAGCGCGACTTAAGGCTTACGGTGGCTAAAAAACTATGGGGTGAAAGCTAA